TCTCCAAAAGCCTCCTGTCCTCATCTCTGATGTCCCTCCAGCTCCCCAGTCTTGCATGCAAACCCATCAGGTTGAGCTGCCCAGAGCCCAATTCCCAGAGGAGGGCCCGTGAGCCGTCTTGCAGCCCAGCTGCCAGCCTGCACAGGCTCAGCCTCCACGGTGCACAGAGGCACAGGGGCCTGTGCCCTCCTTCATTGATAAAATCACAGCAGGCTGCCTGAACCTTCACCTTGCCCTGCAGATGGGCTAAAAAAAGCCCTGAGCAGCTGAGCCCGGCTGATTGGGATCTGCCGGAAGAGACTgcgaggaagagagagacagagaggtaggggaagagggtgggagcAGCGCAGCGGGAGAGTGGGAGACGGAGCCACAGGCTCTtcctggggtgcagggaggaCTCCATCACTGCTGAGGAGGCAGTGGCCCAGCGGTGCCTTATCCCCTCCTGTCACAGCTGTGCAGTTCTGTGAGCTTGGGCCCACGTTGCCTGAGCTCCTGCTGTGTGCCGGCACGGTGGTGCCTCGGTGCCTCGGTGCCTCGGGCCCCAGGGATCTGTAGAATTCTGCAAGTCACTCACCACCCAATGTCACAGCAGCTCACCCCAAACCAGGGTTTCCAGGCTTCTTAACAGAGCATGTGCCTTCCTCTCTACTGGCTCCAGGCCCTCCTTAACCTTAACCCCGATGTGGATTTTCCCTCAAAAGCTAAAGTATTTTGTAGGCTCCCTGGAAAACTCTTTCTAGCTGATTCTAAAGGAGGCTCAAGATGAATGACACACATTCCGACTCTCCTGGAGTTTCCAGGTGCCAGAACCGAGGTTCCACACCTCGCCACAGCCATGGGAGGGAGACAGTAgtcatctccatttcacagatgaggtcACTTGAGGCTCAGAGATGAAGTCTGTTTATCTGACCCGAGGCTCATGTGACCCCAAAGCACAGACACTTTCCAGTCCACCATCAGGGCACGTCATGTCAAGCCTCTCTGAGTTGGCAAGAGCAGACCTTGGCTACTTACGAGAAGTGCAGAATCTCAGGTCCCAGCCTATTAAATCAGGACATGCACTTTGCCAAGATCTCCAGGTAATTCACGTGAAAATTTGGGAAGCACTGGTTTCAAACCAAAGAACCACCTGGAGAGTTTAGAAAAATAGATTCCAGGGCCCCACCCATACCCCCAAGATTCTGATTCTGCAGGTCTCAGGTGGGGTCTGAGAATTTGCAGGTGATGGTATGATGCCCGTGATAGGTACCACATTTGAAACCAGTGCTCTGGACAATCCCAGGGCAGCGAgatgagctgagctgagctgagctggaTCCCACTTAGCTAAGCTGGATCGTGtcgccctgtcccctcccccacaggtGTGCTTGTGCCAAGATGAGGTCACGGACGACTACATCGGAGAAAATACCACGGTGGACTATACACTGTATGAGTCTGTATGCTTCAAGAAAGACGTGCGGAACTTCAAAGCCTGGTTCCTGCCAATCATGTACTCCATCATTTGCTTCATGGGCCTGCTGGGCAATGGGCTGGTCGTGCTGACCTACATCTATTTCAAGAGGCTCAAGACCATGACAGATACGTACCTGCTCAACCTGGCCATGGCGGACATCCTCTTCCTCCTGACCCTTCCCTTCTGGGCATACAGCGCGGCCAAGTCCTGGACGTTCGGCGTCCACGTTTGCAAGATCATCTTTGGCATCTACAAGATAAGCTTCTTCAGCGGCATGCTGCTGCTTCTTTGCATCAGCATCGACCGCTACGTGGCCATCGTCCAGGCCGTCTCGGCCCACCGCCACCGTGCCCGCGTCCTTTTCATCAGCAAGCTCTCCTGTGTGGGCATCTGGATGCTGGCCATGGTGCTCTCCACCCCGGAGCTGCTGTACAGCGGCCTCCAGAAGAGCAGCAGTGAGCAAGCACTGCGGTGCTCCCTCAACACCAATCAGGTGGAAGCCTTGATCACCATCCAGGTGGCGCAGATGGTGGTGGGCTTCCTGATCCCCCTGGGGGCCATGAGCTTCTGCTACCTCGTCATCATCCGCACCCTGCTCCAGGCACGCAACTTTGAGCGCAACAAGGCCATCAAGGTCATCATTGCCGTGGTCGTGGTCTTCATAGCCTTCCAGCTGCCCTACAACGGGGTGATCCTGGCCCAGACAGTGGCCAACTTCAACATCACTGGCAGCGGTAGCTGCGAGCTCAGCAAGCAGCTCAACATCGCTTATGACATCACCTACAGCCTGGCGTGCGTCCGCTGCTGCGTCAACCCTTTCTTATATGCCTTCATTGGTGTCAAGTTCAGAAGCGACCTCTTCAAGCTCTTCAAGGACCTCGGCTGCCTGAGCCAGGAGCAGCTCCGGCAGTGGTCTTCCTGCCGCCACACCCGGCGCTCCTCCATGAGCGTGGAGGCCGAGACCACCACCACCTTCTCCCCGTAGGAGGCTCCTCCGCCGGGACTAGTGGGACctctcccagggcccctgggctgGATCCAGGCAGCCCATGACTCGGGCACCAAGAGCTGCAGAGGGAAGAAAGGCCGTCCCGGCTGTGAAGTTTTTAATCTTGTGGGGAAAGCTGGTGCCGCGGCCCAGGCTTCACCCCGGTCCCTAGCTACCTCCACCCGGGTTGCAAAGCATTGTGACCGATGAGCTATACCAAATCCTGCAACACTCTGAAACCACGTGTCTGTTGTCCCCCAGACCAAAAACCAAAAGTGGAAGTCAGGAGACAGTCCACGCTTAGAGTGAAGGGGAGAGAGCTGGTAACGGGTAGACTGATGGAGGGGGCCTGGCGAGTCCTCTGAATGAAGCTCCTTCTAACCTAGAAAGACATCCTCCCTGAGATTCAAGGGCTGGAACAAGGTCTTCCAGAAAACAGGGCTTTGTTTCGGAGACCAGAGATGCTGGGGAGACTTCCCAACTTGGCTTGGCAGGGAAGAGGGATGCCAATGGGTCAAACTCTCTGAattcctccctccatctcttttTCCACTGTCATCTGAGCCAGCAAGAAATggcagcctccaggcctccctgAAAGCACACCAGCCCCTCGCCTGCCACCTCTCATCAGGCTGCTGCCCTCCGAGGCCCTCCTCAGGGAGGGGTGGTGTTTCCTGCAGGCCCGGCCAGCCGCCTCTGCCTGGCCAAAGCCACACTCCCAGCCAGGACTCTGGGGCGAGGATGACGTGTGGCCAGCCCTTCTCAGCTCTCAACTCTGCTCGgatggaggagagggcagggaggaaggttAGGGGCCAGGGGGTGGTGACAGCCCTGGCTGCCTAAGACCAATGAGCTGCTTTTTGTTCTTAGTagtgaggataaaaaaaaaaaaaaaaaaaaaaaactctcatccTGTCCTGCTTTCAGTTCATTAAGACAGCACAGCTTACTCACACACAAATACAAGTTTTCCCTTGAGGGAGCAACAGCtttaaaagaaagggggaaatttTTTGGTAAACGGCCAATGGGTGCGTTCCTGTTTTGCAAACCCCGACTTCCCACCTGACCGCCCccacttctctcctttccctgctctTCATTTCTCAGAGGTGATCAGAGCTGTGAGGTCTTCCAAGATGTGTTCTCCAAGCCTGTCCAACAACACAGGCCCAAGAGGCTCgaaagaggcagggggaggggaagcccAGGGTGCCCATCTTGCAAATGCCCTTCCAGAATTTGTGGGAGAGGCCCCAAGCCTGTGCCAGCAGCAGTGACCCAGAAACATGGGTCTGAGCTGAGCTTTGGAAAGAACCGAGTTTTCCCCATAACCTCGATGGCTAGGAGCTCTCCCTGACCTTTAGCAACATACACTCACTGGTCTACTCATCTGTCCCAGCTCGGTCTGAAACCAGAGCCCCTGATGCTTTGTCATTTCCTTCAAGTGCCCTGGTTGTTTAGAGGGAAGGCCTCCCCCTGGGCACGCAGACAACAGCGTGCTGGATTAAGGAGGCTTGAAATGGCACCCATGTGATAGGCTGCACCTTTTGCTGGAAGCTTGAAAGCCAGGGTCATCCACGACCCACCCTCCTGATCCCTATTGCAGCAACAGCCCATGTACCCATCATGGAGGAGCGGGGATCAAGGGACAGCCACTACCCCCTGCCTATATCCATGTCCCATCAGGGTGCTCTGATGCCCCCAAGCTAGAGAGGAGGGTAGCCCAGTCTGTGATGCATGAGGAGCTGTCTGAAGGGCCCAGCACAGCAAGAGCTGGGGCCTGGCACGGGGAGGCGGGTGGGGACGCTCATGCAAAGGTGATTCCATCAATTTTCCAAAGTGAAGAGAGCTTGCCTGGTGATGAAGCCCATTCTCTAATTTCACAATAAGCACATGACACTTCCCTCCTCCACAGGATGCACTGGGCATTATTTGTCAGCCAAGACACCCCGGGGGAAGCGAAGCCAGCACAGGCGCAGCCAGTGTGGAGCAGTGCCTGTTGCAGCAGCATCGAATGTTAAAAGGTGCAGTGGCGATTGTGTGTGCACAGATCTGGGGTGAGAGAGGTCCCCGAGAGGAGCACAGAAGCACTGGGCCCACTGGTGTACACATCCTAATGCGGTACAGGCAGGAAACCGATCCTCAGCTCCTGAATGGAGGAATTCAAAGGAATGCTCATGAACAGGAAGCCAGGCCAACCGCACAAACATGCCATCTCGgcttcaaatacatttttctaaagtaATTGAACATATCTGAGTATTTACAAAGACAGCAAAACCCCAGCAATGTTAATTCCCCAAACTGCTCTATCTCGGCTCCTTGCTGGCCTGGCCACTGCTCCCTTGCCCAGTGCTCTCATGTGTCTCCCCTAAACTTAGGGGGGACCCCTAGGAGGAAGGAACAGACTCACTGGGGAGCCCCCTCACccagggcttctctctctctctctttctctctctctctctctctctctctgtctcatctgTTTCATACAACTGCCCCATCTTCCTGGGCTCATGGCCCCAaa
The Vulpes vulpes isolate BD-2025 chromosome 2, VulVul3, whole genome shotgun sequence genome window above contains:
- the CCR7 gene encoding C-C chemokine receptor type 7, which encodes MDLGKPMKSLLVVALLVIFQVCLCQDEVTDDYIGENTTVDYTLYESVCFKKDVRNFKAWFLPIMYSIICFMGLLGNGLVVLTYIYFKRLKTMTDTYLLNLAMADILFLLTLPFWAYSAAKSWTFGVHVCKIIFGIYKISFFSGMLLLLCISIDRYVAIVQAVSAHRHRARVLFISKLSCVGIWMLAMVLSTPELLYSGLQKSSSEQALRCSLNTNQVEALITIQVAQMVVGFLIPLGAMSFCYLVIIRTLLQARNFERNKAIKVIIAVVVVFIAFQLPYNGVILAQTVANFNITGSGSCELSKQLNIAYDITYSLACVRCCVNPFLYAFIGVKFRSDLFKLFKDLGCLSQEQLRQWSSCRHTRRSSMSVEAETTTTFSP